From one Humulus lupulus chromosome 8, drHumLupu1.1, whole genome shotgun sequence genomic stretch:
- the LOC133795522 gene encoding uncharacterized protein LOC133795522, translating into MIFYKDKDAIPLYVCVKKNKDKGKTNLVSDGDDDEFGCDDSGFDRGSFYDNYFGCHIIEQVSNEDLVQNNGDIIGSNPTPNDIVHEGGDNVLEECDKLVEENNNVTEGGHNVVESGQIIPYQNFDIGEFTREESQDSGRHDGSDLNVGRHFASKDELSYYLSGIAINGRFEMRTIKSNKSLKEVRCISENCLWRVRATKMKDSEFFVIRKYHGLHTCSLMNRNANHRQASSRVIGARVQGHFKNSKDPLYPRSLTGFMREEMKVQVSYWKAWKGKQWAQNLIRGIAKEKFSLLLSYCHILKQVNPSTVTHIELDSENTFKYFFMALGVAIRGFTYMRKVIGIDATWIKTKHKGVLLVETTQDSEYHTYPIAWGLVDSENNASWTWFLEKLKELIPDSSDLCFISDRHQSIEHAVRRVYVMASHGACYWHVKQNIKHRFKSAASSKLYKKVAIAYLIEEFNKHFDHIRKIYPRVAKYLENDVKFKKWSRAHFGGNRYEVMTTNIVETVNNLM; encoded by the coding sequence ATGATATTCTACAAAGATAAAGACGCGATTCCTCTATATGTGTGCGTGAAAAAGAATAAAGATAAAGGAAAGACAAATCTTGTcagtgatggtgatgatgatgagttTGGTTGTGATGATAGTGGTTTTGATAGAGGAAGCTTTTATGATAACTATTTTGGTTGTCATATAATTGAACAAGTTTCAAATGAAGATCTAGTGCAGAACAATGGAGACATCATTGGTTCCAATCCAACACCAAATGATATAGTACACGAGGGAGGTGACAATGTACTCGAGGAATGTGATAAATTAGTTGAAGAAAATAACAATGTAACTGAAGGAGGTCACAATGTAGTCGAGAGCGGCCAGATCATCCCttatcaaaattttgatattggagAATTTACCAGAGAAGAAAGTCAAGATAGTGGGAGACATGATGGATCTGATTTAAATGTGGGTCGACACTTTGCAAGTAAGGATGAATTGAGTTATTATCTTAGTGGTATTGCCATTAATGGGAGATTTGAAATGAGAACAATAAAATCAAACAAGTCATTGAAGGAAGTTCGTTGTATTAGTGAAAATTGCTTATGGCGAGTACGTGCTACAAAGATGAAAGATTCAGAATTCTTTGTCATTCGAAAATACCATGGTCTTCACACTTGCTCACTGATGAACCGAAATGCCAATCATAGACAAGCATCCAGTCGTGTTATTGGTGCTCGTGTCCAAGGACACTTCAAGAACAGTAAGGATCCACTCTACCCTAGAAGCCTCACGGGATTCATGCGCGAGGAAATGAAAGTTCAAGTCAGTTATTGGAAGGCTTGGAAAGGAAAACAATGGGCTCAAAATCTGATCAGAGGAATAGCAAAAGAAAAATTTTCCTTGCTCCTTTCATATTGTCATATTTTGAAGCAGGTAAATCCAAGCACAGTTACCCACATTGAACTTGATTCAGAAAATACGTTCAAGTACTTTTTTATGGCATTGGGAGTGGCTATAAGAGGGTTCACCTACATGAGGAAAGTAATTGGTATAGATGCGACTTGGATCAAAACTAAGCATAAGGGTGTGTTATTAGTAGAAACTACACAAGATAGTGAATATCATACTTACCCCATTGCATGGGGTTTGGTTGATAGTGAGAATAACGCTTCATGGACATGGTTCTTAGAGAAGTTGAAGGAGTTGATACCTGATAGCTCAGACTTGTGTTTTATTTCTGATAGACATCAAAGTATCGAACATGCAGTGCGTCGTGTTTATGTTATGGCTTCTCATGGGGCATGCTATTGGCACGTAAAGCAAAATATAAAACATCGTTTCAAAAGTGCTGCTTCGTCTAAATTGTACAAGAAAGTTGCAATTGCATACCTTATCGAAGAGTTTAATAAACATTTTGACCATATTCGCAAAATATATCCACGTGTTGCTAAGTATCTTGAGAATGATGTCAAGTTCAAAAAGTGGTCGAGAGCACATTTTGGTGGTAATCGGTATGAAGTTATGACCACTAACATAGTTGAGACTGTGAATAATTTGATGTGA
- the LOC133795523 gene encoding uncharacterized protein LOC133795523, with protein MGQWFLSRRREAYAVTTPLTPKREEILRKRWDKVGSLITLQLNENEYNVMCGEFDAKVNLRSKSCTCKIFDIEKLPCVHAIAAAGKSQPQNTGELIYSVCSKFYTSEYWLLAYAETIYPVPPNSQWTNIPEDVTATQVIAPPEDKTKGQPKINRIPSQGEVSKRQYNCGACGQSGHNA; from the coding sequence ATGGGACAGTGGTTCCTTTCTCGTCGTCGAGAAGCATATGCTGTGACAACTCCATTGACACCGAAGAGAGAGGAAATCTTAAGAAAAAGATGGGATAAAGTTGGTTCATTGATAACACTCCAATTAAATGAGAATGAGTACAATGTAATGTGCGGAGAATTCGATGCAAAAGTGaatttaaggtcaaaaagttgTACGTGCAAAATTTTTGATATCGAGAAGCTTCCATGTGTTCATGCCATAGCAGCAGCAGGAAAGTCCCAACCTCAAAATACTGGGGAACTTATATATTCGGTGTGTTCAAAATTCTACACTTCGGAATATTGGTTGTTAGCATATGCTGAAACGATATATCCTGTTCCTCCAAACTCACAGTGGACCAACATTCCTGAAGATGTTACTGCAACACAAGTGATAGCACCACCTGAAGACAAGACTAAAGGGCAACCAAAAATCAACCGCATACCTTCCCAAGGTGAAGTTTCTAAGAGACAATATAATTGTGGGGCATGTGGGCAATCAGGACATAATGCGTAG
- the LOC133795524 gene encoding uncharacterized protein LOC133795524 gives MSQTHINIVVLYNGSWEQVLNEGWSFSAKQSKGMKVPKTITYNSLVDQLYTLIGADKSRIDLDLNVIYHFGSKGIPPSLISNDEDVAFFLDEIGTSINHRTPLCVSTTEKRSNDPLVTKTRELYTIPPVETKVNDDFCIDGNEDSCDDDNNDADGNEESCDGDNNDADGNEDSCDDDNNDALSSDDNENIDRSTCNDVLVKHNLQQSTSNEVLKSHDSSNNRGRKVRQVGEDNLWSTPLLLNQGEKGSTSASTAQLLTSSSSINSWEIKEGQIFENKQELKMKLHLYALKKNFEFKVKKSAKNIWCTVCVDDKCKWRLRATKLVNSNMFEVRKFFGEHTCSLDVRHKDHRQASPWLIGHVIRRKFEGDDVNYKPRSIVKDMSLSYGVHMSYAKAWRCREHALAYIRGTPESSFQKLPSFLYMMEQKNPGTVTHLQMDNEGRFKYCFMALGVSIMGFKTYIRPVICVDGTFLTTRCGGTLLCAMGQDANKKIYPIAFSVVDSENNDSWLYFLLRLKEAIGEVENLVFVSDRHTSIASALTKIFPEAHHGACIHHVSMNIRAKFKTDHCHEEFFLAAKAYRKREFLRHFEKIKFKDLAIAQYLENQVGFEKWARSFFPGHRYNLMTTGIAESWNNVIAEARG, from the exons ATGa GTCAAACACATATAAATATTGTGGTGTTATATAATGGATCGTGGGAACAAGTTTTGAACGAAGGTTGGTCATTTAGTGCTAAACAAAGCAAGGGTATGAAGGTGCCAAAGACTATCACTTACAATAGTCTTGTTGATCAATTGTATACTTTAATCGGAGCTGACAAGTCTCGTATTGATCTTGACTTAAATGTAATCTATCATTTTGGAAGTAAAGGTATCCCTCCATCTTTAATTAGTAATGATGAAGATGTTGCTTTTTTTCTTGATGAGATAGGAACATCTATCAATCATCGGACACCCCTATGTGTGTCTACTACAGAGAAGAGAAGTAATGATCCTTTGGTTACTAAAACACGTGAGTTGTATACTATTCCTCCAGTTGAAACCAAAGTGAATGATGATTTTTGCATTGATGGCAATGAAGACAGttgtgatgatgataataatgatgcagATGGCAATGAAGAGAGTTGTGATGGTGATAATAATGATGCAGATGGCAATGAAGACAGttgtgatgatgataataatgatgcattaagctcagatgataatgaaaatattGATAGGTCTACCTGCAATGATGTACTTGTGAAGCATAATTTACAACAGTCAACCTCCAATGAAGTATTGAAGAGTCATGATTCCTCAAATAATAGAGGTCGTAAAGTAAGACAGGTTGGCGAAGATAATCTATGGAGTACTCCACTTTTGTTGAATCAAGGGGAAAAAGGCTCTACTTCAGCCTCAACAGCTCAATTACTGACATCTTCTTCGAGTATCAATTCGTGGGAAATAAAAGAGGGTCAAATATTTGAGAACAAGCAAGAGTTGAAGATGAAACTCCATCTTTATGCATTAAAGAAAAACTTTGAGTTTAAAGTAAAGAAGTCTGCGAAAAATATATGGTGTACAGTATGTGTTGATGATAAATGCAAATGGAGGTTGAGGGCTACAAAATTGGTTAATTCCAATATGTTCGAGGTTCGTAAATTTTTCGGTGAACACACATGCTCATTGGATGTTCGACATAAAGATCACCGTCAGGCATCCCCATGGCTTATTGGACATGTCATAAGGAGAAAATTTGAGGGTGATGATGTTAATTACAAGCCAAGGTCAATTGTAAAAGATATGAGTTTATCATATGGAGTTCATATGAGCTATGCTAAAGCTTGGAGGTGTCGAGAGCATGCATTGGCTTACATAAGAGGTACACCAGAATCATCATTTCAGAAACTTCCCTCATTTCTATACATGATGGAGCAAAAAAATCCTGGAACTGTTACTCATTTGCAGATGGACAATGAAGGTAGGTTCAAATATTGCTTCATGGCCTTAGGTGTTTCTATAATGGGGTTTAAGACATATATTCGCCCAGTTATATGTGTAGATGGAACCTTCTTGACTACTCGGTGTGGAGGTACTTTGTTATGTGCCATGGGACAAGATGCTAACAAGAAAATATATCCAATTGCATTTTCAGTAGTTGACTCAGAGAATAATGACTCATGGTTGTATTTTCTACTGAGGTTGAAGGAAGCGATTGGTGAAGTGGAGAATCTAGTATTTGTGTCTGATAGACATACTAGTATAGCAAGTGCCTTGACTAAAATTTTTCCTGAGGCACACCACGGTGCTTGTATACATCATGTTAGCATGAATATTCGTGCGAAGTTCAAAACTGACCATTGCCATGAAGAATTCTTCCTTGCAGCGAAAGCTTATAGAAAGCGAGAGTTTTTACGCCATTTTGAGAAGATTAAATTCAAAGATCTTGCAATTGCTCAATACTTAGAGAATCAAGTGGGTTTTGAAAAGTGGGCTCGTTCTTTCTTTCCTGGCCATCGATATAATTTAATGACTACAGGTATTGCCGAAAGCTGGAACAATGTCATTGCTGAGGCACGTGGGTGA
- the LOC133795525 gene encoding uncharacterized protein LOC133795525, whose product MRHTLQKWFFERRTAASAATSPLATKVEADLRKLADKSTTSFSFPSSQYEITVLDGDLDGDVDLRRKTCSCRRFDLTGLPCEHALAGARDRGISPYSLCSRFYTVEAWLSSYGGSVYTLGNEESWVIPNDIGSMMIAPPLVKQKAGRPKKKRRLSKGEKNRKQHRCSRCGVLGHNRVTCTTVCPPPSRHA is encoded by the coding sequence ATGAGGCACACTTTACAAAAATGGTTTTTCGAGCGTCGAACTGCAGCATCAGCGGCTACAAGTCCTCTTGCCACAAAAGTGGAAGCTGATTTGCGAAAGTTAGCAGACAAGTCCACTACCTCGTTCTCTTTTCCGTCTAGTCAGTATGAAATAACAGTATTGGATGGTGATCTTGATGGAGATGTCGACCTGAGGAGGAAAACATGTAGTTGTAGAAGATTTGATTTGACAGGTCTTCCTTGTGAACACGCTCTAGCTGGTGCTCGAGATCGTGGCATTAGTCCATATAGTTTATGCTCCAGATTCTACACAGTTGAAGCGTGGTTGTCATCCTATGGTGGATCTGTATATACGCTGGGTAATGAAGAATCTTGGGTGATACCAAATGACATAGGAAGTATGATGATAGCTCCTCCTTTAGTGAAGCAGAAGGCtggtcgtccaaagaagaaacGACGTTTATCAAAGGGTGAGAAGAATAGAAAACAACATAGATGTAGTAGATGTGGTGTCCTGGGCCACAATCGAGTGACGTGCACCACTGTTTGTCCCCCGCCGTCTAGACATGCTTAG
- the LOC133795526 gene encoding uncharacterized protein LOC133795526, which produces MAMLARVAFGSAIAAKMSLLMLPTERHYPAKAAYRGGSIMSTIIAKFTTFDLLERAKQSPFKQFFLAPPLQYSGVIIHQLLLRRVVGRGKNEYCLNFNICGQNTRFGISEFGLITGLNCGISPDQAKYKEMTKSKRLLQTYLNNKECLSSEELEDGFKRCDVKEDVWKLGLCFLVDSLLLPSEPKMKCFIDVLSMVENEDDFFNYPWGRLSYEKTLFDLAKDMERLRNKYLKNVEQKRKRPAPQYTIYGYAIALQYWAYEIFTKFSSFADQQPLAFPRMLSWSAHKMLKEKDIEGVFKKKSNLVKATLNPRPEEKEFHDSIIQGPDELLMGRVISFVDDDVELEFEREEREESPTKPDVADGHRHEQDKKEIPTPINTHHEKLLADIDTLKSNQQRMEEKLDYLIELVLSQRKGSDSEDSLSDEHLASPHHTFIMEHVVGEDSPSCKVVSPGDMAGVEFKRRRVPTKRIFGSEFTDPTKKKKKAKTIVTDPCEINPLQPYDEKQMRRFKKWVIGLKKNDKPISLLAGSCTAKWFIQLLTPRTWLDGLHIDAALGLMKERVYTYKKTYSERFTIVDSMFQQFFEPHWEQFNKKKIKSSYIWPQEVLDYLVGDDNNFKRSWKDIDEVFTPINFSGTHWVLLEISLTSCLIKAYDSDITVVSNKEFENKMSRWGKMLPFLIQSSGLLSHRKDVQLQAQKVRFEFTRLGTEKVPQTKTSGDCGVYVIKHLEYLLAKKPLSEVNDDNMDFFRKKTCVDLFYHNLQFLVWNG; this is translated from the exons ATGGCAATGCTGGCCAGAGTTGCATTTGGTTCTGCAATTGCAGCCAAG ATGTCACTCCTCATGCTTCCTACTGAAAGGCATTATCCAGCAAAGGCTGCGTATAGGGGAGGGAGCATTATGAGTACAATAATAGCAAAGTTCACGACATTTGACTTGTTGGAACGAGCGAAACAGTCACCATTCAAGCAATTCTTCTTAGCTCCGCCTCTACAATATTCTGGAGTTATTATTCACCAGTTACTGCTTAGGAGAGTTGTTGGTAGAGGAAAGAACGAATACTGCTTGAATTTTAATATTTGTGGTCAGAATACAAGGTTTGGAATTAGTGAATTTGGTTTGATCACTGGATTGAATTGTGGAATTTCTCCGGATCAGGCAAAGTATAAAGAAATGACCAAGAGTAAAAGACTTCTCCAGACATACTTGAACAATAAAGAATGTTTGTCTTCTGAAGAGTTGGAAGATGGATTCAAAAGGTGCGATGTGAAAGAAGATGTATGGAAATTAGGTCTATGTTTTTTGGTAGACTCTCTTTTATTACCTAGTGAACCAAAGATGAAATGCTTTATTGATGTCCTTTCCATGGTGGAAAATGAAGATGACTTCTTCAACTATCCTTGGGGGAGATTATCGTACGAGAAGACATTATTCGACTTGGCAAAAGATATGGAAAGGCTAAGGAATAAATACTTGAAGAATGTTGAGCAAAAGAGAAAAAGACCAGCACCTCAGTACACAATTTATGGTTATGCCATTGCTCTGCAATATTGGGCCTATGAAATTTTCACAAAGTTCTCTTCATTTGCTGATCAACAACCCCtggcctttccaagaatgctTAGCTGGTCAGCGCATAAAATGCTGAAAGAGAAAGATATTGAaggtgtatttaagaaaaaaagt AATCTTGTGAAGGCCACGCTCAATCCAAGACCCGAAGAGAAAGAATTTCATGACTctattattcaaggaccagatgaACTACTCATGGGACGTGTTATTAGCTTTGTAGACGATGATGTGGAATTGGAGTTTGAAAGGGAAGAACGTGAGGAATCTCCCACAAAGCCCGATGTAGCAGATGGGCATCGTCACGAGCAAGACAAGAAAGAGATACCAACTCCAATTAACACCCACCATGAAAAGTTGTTAGCTGATATTGACACTTTGAAAAGTAACCAACAAAGAATGGAGGAGAAGTTGGATTATCTAATTGAATTAGTGCTCTCGCAACGTAAAGGTAGTGATTCTGAGGATTCATTATCAGATGAGCATCTTGCTTCACCACACCATACATTTATTATGGAGCACGTTGTTGGAGAAGATAGCCCTAGCTGTAAGGTGGTATCTCCTGGAGATATGGCTGGGGTGGAATTCAAGAGAAGGAGGGTTCCAACGAAAAGAATTTTTGGTTCCGAGTTTACTGATCCAactaagaagaaaaagaaagcaaaGACAATTGTAACTGATCCTTGTGAAATTAATCCCCTACAGCCATATGACGAAAAGCAAATGAGACGTTTTAAGAAATGGGTAATTGGTTTAAAAAAGAATGATAAGCCTATTTCTCTCTTGGCTGGTTCGTGCACTGCGAAATGGTTTATTCAGCTACTTACACCACGTACATGGCTGGACGGACTG CACATTGATGCAGCTTTAGGGTTGATGAAAGAACGAGTGTACACTTACAAGAAGACTTACTCCGAAAGATTCACCATCGTGGATTCTATGTTCCAACAGTTCTTCGAACCACATTGGGAACAATTCAACAAGAAGAAAATCAAATCAAGCTACATTTGGCCACAAGAAGTGCTTGATTACTTGGTAGGTGATGATAACAATTTCAAAAGGAGTTGGAAAGACATTGATGAAGTGTTTACCCCAATTAATTTTTCTGGGACACATTGGGTGTTGTTAGAGATATCATTGACAAGCTGTCTTATAAAAGCTTATGACTCTGATATCACTGTGGTCTCCAACAAGGAGTTTGAGAATAAAATGAGCAGATGGGGAAAAATGCTACCATTTCTAATTCAATCCAGTGGGCTGTTAAGCCATAGGAAAGATGTCCAACTACAAGCACAGAAAGTGCGTTTTGAGTTCACAAGACTTGGCACAGAAAAAGTGCCACAGACCAAAACTAG TGGCGATTGTGGGGTATATGTCATCAAACATCTAGAGTACTTGCTAGCCAAAAAACCGCTATCCGAAGTGAATGACGACAACATGGATTTCTTTAGAAAAAagacttgtgtagatttgtttTACCATAACTTACAATTTTTAGtt TGGAATGGATAA
- the LOC133797599 gene encoding uncharacterized protein LOC133797599 — protein MIGSSGKISPKMHMMEVSFPTRVQVNPSFSPCPPRYWNSHGRPKTRTKLLVKMETSSAVASSPSSFSASGYFNQTVGRQFPSKSLDKIPNTKRKRVFFLDVNPLCYAGSTPSLHSFGHWVSLFFSQVSLNDPVIAVVDGERGSEHRRKLLPSYKAHRWKFLRNPSKGHVGRSHQVISDFLSKCNVPLVRIGGHEADDVVATLVDQALQKGHRVVIASPDKDFKQLLSEDVQIVMPLVELKRWSFYTLKHYMSQYNCDPCSDLSLRCMLGDEVDGVPGIQHVVPEFGRKTALKLLKKHGSLENLLNTAAVRTVGKQYAQDALTKYADYLRRNYQVLALRKDVNVQLQEEWLVKRDSKNDSASLSGFFKMLEETKNLDHHHHRHTLSNG, from the coding sequence ATGATaggaagctcgggaaaaatcagTCCAAAAATGCATATGATGGAGGTTTCATTTCCCACTCGAGTTCAAGTTAACCCGTCTTTTTCTCCATGCCCACCTCGCTACTGGAACTCCCATGGTAGACCCAAGACTAGAACGAAACTACTCGTGAAAATGGAGACTTCTTCTGCTGTAGCTTCCTCCCCTTCTTCTTTTTCTGCTTCTGGGTATTTTAATCAAACAGTTGGTAGGCAATTCCCATCAAAGAGTTTGGATAAGATTCCCAACACAAAAAGGAAAAGGGTCTTCTTTTTGGACGTCAATCCACTGTGCTATGCTGGAAGTACCCCAAGTTTGCACTCTTTTGGCCATTGGGTGTCTTTGTTCTTCAGTCAAGTCAGTTTAAACGACCCTGTTATTGCTGTCGTTGATGGAGAACGGGGGAGCGAACACCGCAGAAAGTTGTTACCTTCCTATAAAGCACATAGATGGAAGTTTTTGAGAAATCCTTCAAAGGGTCACGTTGGACGATCGCATCAAGTCATATCGGATTTTCTTTCGAAATGCAATGTGCCATTGGTAAGAATAGGAGGCCATGAGGCTGATGATGTTGTGGCTACTCTCGTGGACCAAGCTTTACAAAAGGGACACAGGGTGGTGATTGCCTCTCCTGATAAGGATTTCAAGCAGTTGCTTTCGGAAGATGTTCAGATTGTTATGCCTTTGGTGGAGCTAAAAAGGTGGTCTTTTTACACTTTGAAACATTACATGTCTCAGTACAACTGTGATCCTTGCTCTGATTTGAGCCTTAGGTGCATGTTGGGTGATGAGGTTGATGGTGTTCCTGGAATCCAACATGTGGTTCCTGAGTTTGGGAGAAAAACTGCTCTCAAACTCTTGAAAAAGCATGGTTCATTGGAGAATTTACTGAACACAGCTGCTGTGAGAACTGTGGGGAAGCAGTATGCACAAGATGCTCTTACAAAGTATGCTGATTATTTGAGAAGGAACTATCAAGTTCTTGCTCTTAGGAAGGATGTTAATGTGCAGCTTCAAGAGGAGTGGTTGGTCAAGAGGGATAGTAAAAATGATTCTGCATCTTTGTCAGGCTTCTTCAAAATGTTGGAAGAAACTAAGAATcttgatcatcatcatcatagacATACTCTTTCAAATGGCTAA
- the LOC133797600 gene encoding pentatricopeptide repeat-containing protein At1g79080, chloroplastic has translation MSMATLLNSFSPIAHPSSETSRKSCSFFSHIPNLHTFSINNGFSRVLASTQITISPKDTVFTMPNWRSGKNDQSSKELRLNDAFLYFETMIENGQKPDAAQATQLVYDLCKVNKLRKAVSVMEMMVASGIIPDASSYTFLVNSLCKKGNIGHAMQLVENMEEYGYPTNTMTYNSLIRGLCMCGNLNQCLQLLDKLIKRGLVPNAFTYSSLLEAAYKERGVNEAMKLLEEIIAKGGKPNLVSYNVLLTGLCKEGRTDEAINFLRDLPLKGFDPNVVSYNIVLRNLCLEGRWDEANMLLAEMDDEERSPSVVTYNILIASLALHGRTQHALDAIDEMTRARFKPTAASYNPIIASLCRKRKVDLVVRCLDQMIYRRCNPNDGTYNAIAELCNVGMVQEAFSIIQSLGNKQKTSTHEFYKTVISSLCRKGNTRAAFHLLYETTKYGFTPDSYTYSSLIRGLCVEGKLSEAMEIFNIMEENKYRRDTENLNALLVGLCKSGRTDLSFEVFEAMIEKGYVPNETTYTILVEGIAHEGEMELAAKVLKELHQRQVLSQRTVERVNMQFDLL, from the coding sequence ATGTCCATGGCCACCCTGTTAAATTCATTCTCTCCTATCGCACACCCATCATCTGAAACTAGTAGAAAGAGCTGTAGCTTCTTTTCCCATATCCCAAATTTGCATACTTTTTCAATCAACAATGGATTTTCCAGAGTTTTGGCATCAACCCAGATCACCATTTCTCCAAAGGACACTGTTTTCACAATGCCCAATTGGAGGTCGGGCAAGAATGACCAGAGTAGTAAGGAACTGAGGCTCAATGATGCCTTTCTCTACTTTGAGACTATGATAGAAAATGGCCAAAAACCCGATGCAGCTCAAGCAACTCAGCTTGTATATGATCTCTGCAAGGTAAATAAGTTAAGGAAAGCAGTGAGCGTGATGGAAATGATGGTTGCTTCGGGTATAATACCTGATGCGTCTTCATACACTTTCTTGGTTAATAGTTTGTGCAAAAAAGGTAACATCGGTCATGCTATGCAATTGGTTGAGAATATGGAGGAATATGGCTATCCAACCAATACAATGACGTATAATTCTCTTATTAGAGGTCTCTGTATGTGTGGAAACTTGAACCAGTGCTTGCAGCTTTTGGATAAACTGATAAAGAGAGGATTGGTTCCAAATGCATTTACATATTCTTCCTTGCTTGAGGCTGCTTATAAGGAAAGAGGGGTGAATGAAGCCATGAAGCTGTTGGAGGAGATAATTGCCAAAGGTGGGAAGCCTAATTTGGTTAGCTACAATGTTCTGCTAACTGGGTTATGCAAGGAAGGTAGGACTGATGAGGCTATCAATTTCTTAAGGGATTTGCCTCTCAAGGGATTTGATCCGAATGTTGTGAGTTATAACATTGTTTTGAGGAATCTGTGCTTGGAGGGTCGATGGGATGAGGCAAATATGCTTCTTGCTGAGATGGATGATGAGGAGCGATCTCCTTCTGTTGTTACTTACAATATACTTATTGCCTCACTTGCTCTTCATGGCAGGACTCAACATGCCTTGGATGCAATTGATGAAATGACAAGGGCACGGTTCAAGCCCACTGCAGCTAGCTACAATCCCATAATAGCCTCTCTTTGTAGGAAGAGGAAGGTTGATCTTGTGGTTAGGTGTTTAGATCAAATGATTTATAGGAGATGCAATCCTAATGATGGTACATATAATGCAATTGCTGAGCTTTGTAATGTGGGAATGGTGCAAGAGGCATTCTCTATTATTCAGAGTCTTGGCAATAAGCAAAAAACTTCCACTCACGAGTTCTACAAGACCGTGATTTCGAGTTTGTGTAGGAAAGGGAATACTCGTGCAGCGTTTCATCTTTTGTATGAAACAACCAAGTATGGATTTACACCAGACTCTTACACCTATTCATCTTTGATTAGAGGTCTGTGTGTGGAAGGTAAGCTGTCCGAGGCAATGGAGATTTTTAACATAATGGAAGAAAACAAATATAGGCGTGACACTGAAAATCTCAATGCCCTTCTGGTAGGGCTTTGCAAGTCCGGGAGAACAGATTTGTCTTTTGAGGTTTTTGAGGCGATGATCGAGAAAGGGTATGTGCCTAATGAAACAACTTACACCATTCTGGTGGAAGGGATTGCCCATGAAGGAGAAATGGAACTAGCAGCCAAAGTTTTGAAGGAGTTGCACCAGAGACAGGTGCTAAGTCAAAGAACAGTAGAAAGAGTTAATATGCAGTTTGACCTTCTATAA